In the genome of Streptomyces sp. V2I9, one region contains:
- a CDS encoding MmpS family transport accessory protein yields the protein MNRTTRVTRALAVSVLVLGLGACSAESVDKAVNKAVDETVDETYEVTYEVTGTSVDEISYHGGGGEAMEPELETVEAPKLPWKKTVKLRGIMPPAVMPLAVDAGGTDIACTITYKGKVIKEAKGEGVLSAGGCVAVSPIVG from the coding sequence ATGAACCGCACCACCCGTGTCACCCGCGCCCTCGCGGTCTCCGTCCTCGTGCTCGGACTCGGCGCCTGTTCGGCCGAGTCGGTGGACAAGGCGGTCAACAAGGCGGTCGACGAGACCGTGGACGAGACCTACGAGGTGACGTACGAGGTCACCGGCACGAGCGTCGACGAGATCTCGTACCACGGGGGCGGCGGCGAGGCCATGGAGCCCGAGCTGGAGACCGTCGAGGCGCCGAAGCTGCCGTGGAAGAAGACCGTCAAGCTGCGCGGCATCATGCCGCCCGCCGTCATGCCGCTGGCCGTGGACGCGGGCGGCACCGACATCGCCTGCACCATCACCTACAAGGGCAAGGTGATCAAGGAGGCGAAGGGGGAGGGCGTCCTCTCGGCGGGCGGCTGCGTCGCCGTGTCGCCGATCGTGGGCTGA